From one Burkholderia latens genomic stretch:
- a CDS encoding ExeM/NucH family extracellular endonuclease, whose product MSRLSPPLAVAFAASLALCVASAVAALPLNAGCGGATMAIADIRHPDGRSPLDGRTTSIEAVVTAAFNGAGGFRGFFVQQADAQRRHRPGVPEGLFVYAPHARVRPGELVHVTGRIEHKYGRTQLTLAGRATVCARGQTVTPASLTLPVDNDAVFAAHEGMRVRFAQTLTVSDTSELGRYGSVVLSHGRLYAPTHVGPPAEAAAQAAINARNRIVLDDGSSRVNPATARYPPPALSAANTLRAGYTVRGVDGVLEKRYGTWRLQPVAAPAPVFDAAPNPRTAAPARHPDADVRVVSFNVFNYFNGDSAGGFDDPANRGAKTHAAFARQEAKIVAALRALHADVIGLMEIANNGYGEASAVQRLAARLGDGWRAVEPGTARLGRDAIAVALLYDSRTIEAAGRATSVALDGRNRPPLAQTFRRIGGTRAFTVAVNHLKSKNCSRAAGADLDQSDGQGCWNATRTRAAERIAAWLATTPTGAAADGVLLLGDLNSYTHEDPLRALAAHGYTNLVARFAGHGGYSYVFRGEAGNLDHALASSRLAARVRAAQTWHINADEPAALQSVPDYKTAAQRAAYYAPDPYRSSDHDPVVIDLALDEGAV is encoded by the coding sequence ATGTCACGCCTGTCACCGCCGCTCGCGGTCGCGTTCGCCGCGTCGCTCGCCCTGTGCGTCGCGTCCGCCGTCGCCGCGCTGCCGCTCAACGCCGGCTGCGGCGGCGCGACAATGGCAATCGCCGACATCCGGCACCCCGACGGCCGCTCGCCGCTGGACGGCCGCACCACGTCGATCGAGGCGGTCGTCACCGCCGCATTCAACGGCGCCGGCGGCTTCCGCGGGTTTTTCGTCCAGCAGGCGGACGCGCAGCGGCGGCATCGGCCCGGCGTCCCGGAAGGGCTGTTCGTCTACGCGCCGCATGCGCGCGTCCGTCCGGGCGAGCTTGTGCACGTGACGGGCAGGATCGAGCACAAATACGGCCGCACGCAGCTGACGCTGGCGGGCCGCGCAACCGTGTGCGCACGCGGGCAGACCGTCACGCCTGCATCGCTGACGCTGCCGGTCGACAACGACGCCGTGTTCGCCGCACATGAGGGCATGCGCGTGCGTTTTGCGCAAACGCTGACGGTCAGCGATACCAGCGAACTGGGTCGCTACGGCAGCGTCGTGCTCAGCCACGGCCGGCTGTATGCGCCCACTCACGTCGGGCCGCCGGCCGAAGCCGCCGCGCAGGCGGCGATCAATGCACGCAACCGGATCGTGCTCGACGACGGCTCGAGCCGCGTGAACCCCGCGACCGCCCGATATCCGCCACCCGCCCTCAGTGCGGCCAACACGCTGCGCGCGGGCTACACGGTGCGCGGCGTCGACGGCGTGCTGGAGAAGCGTTACGGCACTTGGCGGCTGCAGCCGGTCGCGGCGCCGGCTCCGGTATTCGACGCCGCGCCGAACCCGCGGACCGCCGCGCCCGCGCGGCATCCCGACGCCGACGTGCGCGTCGTGTCGTTCAACGTGTTCAACTACTTCAATGGCGACAGCGCGGGCGGCTTCGACGATCCGGCCAACCGCGGCGCGAAGACGCACGCCGCGTTCGCGCGACAGGAAGCGAAGATCGTCGCCGCGCTACGAGCGCTGCACGCCGACGTGATCGGCCTGATGGAGATCGCGAACAATGGCTACGGTGAAGCAAGCGCCGTGCAGCGGCTCGCGGCCCGGCTTGGCGACGGCTGGCGCGCGGTCGAACCCGGCACCGCGCGGCTCGGGCGCGATGCGATCGCCGTTGCACTGCTGTACGACAGCCGGACGATCGAGGCGGCCGGGCGCGCGACGAGCGTCGCGCTCGACGGCCGCAACCGGCCGCCGCTTGCGCAGACGTTCCGACGCATCGGCGGCACCCGCGCGTTCACGGTCGCGGTCAATCACCTGAAGTCGAAGAACTGCTCGCGCGCCGCCGGCGCCGATCTCGATCAATCGGACGGCCAAGGCTGCTGGAACGCGACGCGCACGCGCGCGGCCGAGCGCATCGCCGCGTGGCTCGCGACGACGCCGACCGGCGCCGCGGCCGACGGGGTGCTGCTGCTCGGCGATCTGAACAGCTACACGCACGAAGACCCGTTGCGCGCGCTCGCAGCGCACGGGTACACGAACCTCGTGGCCCGCTTCGCCGGTCATGGCGGCTACAGCTACGTATTCCGCGGCGAAGCGGGCAACCTCGATCACGCGCTCGCGAGCTCGCGGCTTGCCGCCCGCGTGAGGGCCGCGCAGACCTGGCACATCAACGCCGATGAACCGGCCGCGCTCCAATCCGTGCCCGATTACAAAACCGCGGCGCAAAGGGCAGCCTATTACGCACCCGATCCATACCGGTCATCGGACCACGACCCCGTCGTCATCGACCTGGCACTGGACGAAGGCGCGGTCTGA
- a CDS encoding YciI family protein: MSYMLLIVEPTGQRAERTLEEGQALYARMVDFAETLKARGVLRGVESLERSERATRVQVRDGETRLVDGPFAEAKEMVGGFFIVDVDTRDEAIEIARQCPAAQWCTVEVRAVGPCFL, translated from the coding sequence ATGTCGTACATGCTGTTGATTGTCGAACCGACCGGCCAGCGCGCCGAACGCACGCTCGAAGAGGGCCAGGCGCTCTATGCGCGGATGGTCGATTTCGCCGAGACGCTGAAAGCGCGCGGCGTGCTGCGCGGCGTCGAGTCGCTGGAGCGTTCCGAGCGCGCGACGCGCGTGCAGGTGCGCGACGGCGAGACGCGCCTCGTCGACGGCCCGTTCGCCGAGGCGAAGGAAATGGTCGGCGGCTTCTTCATCGTCGACGTCGATACGCGCGACGAAGCGATCGAGATCGCGCGCCAGTGCCCGGCCGCGCAATGGTGCACGGTCGAAGTGCGTGCGGTCGGCCCTTGCTTCCTGTGA
- a CDS encoding YciI family protein, with protein sequence MRFMIMIRANAVSESDALPDNRLVEAMTAYHEELAKAGVLLDANGLRPSARGWRVRYTNGKGTVVDGPFAETKELIAGYTLIQVRSRDEALEWTRRFPAPFGAEMECEIEVRPLFELDDLTPSEAVERFRDLNVGRGHAA encoded by the coding sequence ATGCGATTCATGATCATGATCCGGGCGAACGCCGTGAGCGAATCCGACGCTTTGCCGGACAACCGGCTGGTCGAGGCGATGACGGCCTATCACGAGGAACTGGCGAAGGCAGGCGTGCTGCTCGATGCGAACGGGCTGCGGCCCAGCGCGCGCGGGTGGCGCGTGCGGTACACCAACGGCAAGGGCACGGTGGTCGACGGGCCGTTCGCGGAGACGAAGGAACTGATTGCCGGCTATACGCTGATCCAGGTGCGCTCGCGCGACGAAGCGCTCGAATGGACTCGCCGGTTCCCGGCGCCGTTCGGCGCGGAGATGGAATGCGAGATCGAGGTGCGGCCGCTGTTCGAACTCGACGACCTGACGCCGAGCGAAGCGGTCGAGCGGTTCCGCGACCTCAACGTCGGGCGCGGCCACGCCGCATGA
- a CDS encoding VOC family protein, which yields MHRTIFLSLPVADLPRASAFYVGLGFDVVPAYTSDRSVCVRVSDAILVMLLERPLFQSFTGKTIVDPATHVQVLPCLSCESPADVDAMVVKARAAGGTVPREPQTDAGMYTHEFADPDGHEWGLCAQLGAAAHGAAS from the coding sequence ATGCATCGAACGATCTTCCTCAGCCTGCCGGTGGCTGATCTGCCGCGCGCGAGCGCATTCTACGTCGGGCTGGGCTTCGACGTCGTGCCGGCCTATACGAGCGACCGTTCGGTCTGCGTCCGGGTCAGCGACGCGATCCTCGTAATGCTGCTCGAGCGGCCGTTGTTCCAAAGTTTCACCGGCAAGACGATCGTCGATCCGGCCACGCACGTGCAGGTGCTGCCGTGCTTGTCGTGCGAGAGCCCGGCCGACGTCGATGCGATGGTCGTGAAGGCGCGCGCGGCCGGCGGCACCGTGCCGCGCGAGCCGCAAACGGATGCGGGCATGTACACCCACGAGTTTGCGGACCCGGACGGCCATGAGTGGGGCCTGTGCGCGCAGTTGGGCGCGGCCGCGCACGGGGCGGCGTCGTGA
- a CDS encoding RNA polymerase sigma factor — translation MTLEATHRAIEAVWRIEAPKIIARAARVVRDVGVAEELAQDTLVAALEHWPVDGVPDNPAAWLMTAVKRRALDRVRQESLHAAKRDQLGHEMDALEAHVVPDIADALADAREDDIGDDLLRLIFTSCHPVLSTDARVALTLRLLGGLTTSEIARAFLSPEPTIAQRIVRAKRTLAAARVPFEVPAADARPARLASVLEVIYLVFNEGHAATSGDDWTRPALCDEALRLGRVLAGLMPDESEVLGLVALMELQASRMHARTDAQGRPVLLLDQDRSRWDPLLIRRGLAALDRAAKLGGVRGPYALQAALAACHARARHASETDWAQIVALYDALAEVAPSPVVELNRAVAVGMAFGPAAALEIVDVLRDDPALARYHWLPSVRGDLLAKLGRADEAKAEFRRAAELTRNERERELLLKRATDA, via the coding sequence GTGACGCTCGAGGCGACCCATCGTGCGATCGAGGCCGTCTGGCGAATCGAGGCGCCGAAGATCATCGCTCGCGCCGCACGCGTGGTGCGCGACGTCGGCGTGGCCGAGGAGCTTGCGCAGGACACGCTCGTCGCGGCGCTCGAGCACTGGCCTGTCGACGGCGTGCCCGACAACCCGGCCGCGTGGCTGATGACGGCCGTGAAGCGGCGCGCGCTCGACCGGGTCCGGCAGGAGTCGCTGCACGCCGCGAAGCGCGACCAGCTCGGCCATGAGATGGACGCGCTCGAAGCGCATGTCGTCCCCGACATCGCGGACGCGCTCGCCGATGCGCGCGAAGACGATATCGGCGACGATCTGCTGCGGCTGATCTTCACGTCGTGCCACCCGGTGTTGTCGACCGATGCGCGTGTCGCGCTGACGCTACGGCTGCTTGGCGGGTTGACCACAAGCGAAATCGCGCGTGCGTTCCTGTCGCCGGAACCGACGATCGCGCAGCGCATCGTGCGCGCGAAGCGCACGCTCGCCGCTGCGCGCGTGCCGTTCGAGGTGCCGGCCGCGGATGCGCGCCCCGCGCGGCTCGCGTCGGTGCTCGAAGTGATCTACCTGGTGTTCAACGAAGGCCACGCGGCGACGTCCGGCGACGACTGGACGCGCCCGGCGCTGTGCGACGAGGCGCTGCGCCTCGGCCGCGTGCTGGCCGGGCTGATGCCGGACGAAAGCGAGGTGCTCGGGCTGGTCGCGCTGATGGAACTGCAGGCGTCGCGGATGCATGCGCGCACCGACGCGCAAGGGCGGCCCGTGCTGCTGCTCGACCAGGACCGCAGCCGCTGGGATCCGCTGCTGATCCGGCGCGGCCTCGCCGCGCTCGACCGGGCGGCGAAGCTCGGCGGCGTGCGCGGCCCGTATGCGCTGCAGGCCGCACTGGCGGCGTGCCATGCGCGTGCGCGGCATGCATCGGAAACGGACTGGGCGCAGATCGTCGCGTTGTACGACGCGCTCGCCGAAGTCGCGCCGTCGCCGGTCGTCGAGCTGAACCGCGCGGTGGCGGTGGGGATGGCGTTCGGGCCGGCGGCGGCGCTGGAAATCGTCGACGTGCTGCGCGACGATCCGGCGCTCGCGCGTTATCACTGGCTGCCGAGCGTGCGCGGCGACCTGCTCGCGAAGCTCGGCCGGGCCGATGAAGCGAAGGCGGAATTTCGCCGCGCGGCCGAATTGACCCGTAACGAGCGCGAAAGGGAATTGCTGCTGAAGCGGGCAACGGACGCGTGA
- a CDS encoding rubrerythrin family protein, with the protein MAQLKGSKTEENLKAAFAGESQANRRYLYFASKADVEGQNDVAALFRSTAEGETGHAHGHLEYLEAVGDPATGLPFGSSRLNLESAIAGETHEYTDMYPGMAKTAREEGFDEIANWFETLAKAERSHANRYTKALDALVD; encoded by the coding sequence ATGGCTCAACTCAAGGGCAGCAAGACCGAAGAGAATCTGAAGGCCGCATTCGCGGGCGAATCGCAAGCGAACCGGCGGTATCTCTATTTCGCTTCGAAGGCCGACGTCGAAGGCCAGAACGACGTGGCCGCGCTGTTCCGCTCGACCGCCGAAGGCGAAACCGGCCACGCGCACGGCCACCTCGAATACCTCGAAGCCGTCGGCGATCCCGCGACGGGGCTGCCGTTCGGCTCGTCGCGGCTGAATCTCGAATCGGCGATCGCCGGCGAGACGCACGAATACACCGACATGTATCCGGGCATGGCCAAGACCGCGCGCGAAGAAGGCTTCGACGAAATCGCGAACTGGTTCGAGACGCTCGCAAAGGCCGAACGCAGCCACGCGAACCGCTATACGAAGGCGCTTGACGCGCTCGTCGACTGA
- a CDS encoding heterodisulfide reductase-related iron-sulfur binding cluster, whose product MPHKEGSLEAPTRHPLDWQSEAFYDQAAIDAEMTRVFDICAGCRRCVSLCGAFPALFDLVDDTPMGDIDEVSKDAFGKVVDQCYLCDLCYMTKCPYVPPHAWNVDFPHLMLRAKAARYQRGEAPLRDKVLSNTDALGHFAGIPIVTQTVNAVNRTPPARHALEALLGVDRDAWLPEFAPRKFRRAAKRSDGPPVRDGERTPGKVAIYATCYVNFNEPGIGHDLLAILAHNDIPYELVSREACCGMPLLEQGNLAGVAAKKVVNIPVLERYARDGYALIGAIPSCVLMYKSELPLMFPGDEAVRAVADAFWDPFEYVIARHRDGLLKTDFKQGLGTVSYHVPCHARVQNIGRKTADTLALVPDTRVNVVERCSGHAGTFGVKKAFHADAMRIGTPVFNAMAEPKPDFVSSDCALAGHHIAQGIDEKGLPAAPLAHPLTLLRRAYGI is encoded by the coding sequence ATGCCCCACAAGGAAGGCAGTCTCGAAGCGCCGACCCGGCATCCGCTCGACTGGCAATCCGAAGCGTTCTATGACCAGGCCGCGATCGATGCGGAAATGACGCGCGTATTCGACATCTGCGCCGGATGCCGGCGCTGCGTGTCGCTGTGCGGCGCGTTTCCGGCGCTGTTCGATCTCGTCGACGACACGCCGATGGGCGATATCGACGAAGTGTCGAAGGACGCGTTCGGCAAGGTCGTCGACCAGTGCTATCTGTGCGACCTCTGCTACATGACGAAATGCCCGTACGTGCCGCCGCACGCATGGAACGTCGACTTCCCGCATTTGATGCTGCGCGCGAAGGCCGCGCGCTACCAGCGCGGCGAAGCGCCGCTGCGTGACAAGGTGCTGTCGAACACCGACGCGCTCGGCCATTTCGCGGGCATTCCGATCGTCACGCAGACGGTGAACGCGGTGAATCGCACGCCGCCGGCGCGCCACGCGCTTGAAGCGCTGCTGGGCGTCGATCGCGACGCATGGCTGCCGGAGTTCGCGCCGCGCAAGTTCCGTCGTGCGGCGAAGCGCTCGGACGGTCCGCCGGTACGCGACGGCGAACGCACGCCCGGCAAGGTCGCGATCTACGCAACGTGCTACGTGAACTTCAACGAGCCTGGCATCGGCCACGATCTGCTCGCGATCCTCGCGCACAACGACATTCCGTACGAACTCGTCAGCCGCGAAGCCTGCTGCGGGATGCCGCTGCTAGAGCAGGGCAATCTCGCGGGCGTCGCCGCGAAGAAGGTCGTCAACATCCCGGTGCTGGAGCGCTATGCGCGAGACGGTTACGCGCTGATCGGCGCGATCCCGAGCTGCGTGCTGATGTACAAGAGCGAGCTGCCGCTGATGTTCCCCGGCGACGAAGCCGTGCGCGCCGTCGCCGACGCGTTCTGGGATCCGTTCGAATACGTGATCGCGCGGCATCGCGACGGCTTGCTGAAGACGGACTTCAAGCAGGGCCTCGGCACCGTGTCGTATCACGTGCCATGCCACGCGCGCGTGCAGAACATCGGCCGCAAGACGGCCGACACGCTGGCGCTCGTGCCCGATACGCGCGTGAACGTCGTCGAGCGATGTTCCGGGCACGCAGGCACGTTCGGCGTGAAGAAGGCGTTCCATGCGGACGCGATGCGGATCGGCACGCCGGTGTTCAACGCGATGGCCGAGCCGAAACCGGACTTCGTCTCGTCGGACTGCGCGCTCGCCGGTCATCACATCGCGCAGGGCATCGACGAGAAGGGGCTGCCGGCCGCGCCGCTCGCGCATCCGTTGACGCTGTTGCGCCGCGCGTACGGCATCTGA
- a CDS encoding DUF3501 family protein: protein MTLTRDSLLTLEAYAKIRKAEHARLVAYKRRRAVALGNHLRLLFEDETTIRYQIHEMLHIEKIFDEAGIAGELEAYLPLVPDGTNLKATLQIEYEHEAERRAALARLIGVEDRVYLQVDGHPAVYAIADEDLDRDNAEKTSAVHFVRFELSGPMRAALKGGAALSIGCDHPAYTVAPQRMDAEVAASLAGDLH, encoded by the coding sequence ATGACGCTGACCCGCGATTCGCTGCTGACGCTCGAAGCGTACGCGAAGATCCGCAAGGCCGAACACGCACGGCTCGTCGCGTACAAGCGCCGCCGCGCGGTGGCGCTCGGCAACCATCTGCGCTTGCTGTTCGAGGATGAGACCACGATCCGCTATCAGATCCACGAGATGCTGCACATCGAGAAGATCTTCGACGAGGCCGGCATCGCAGGAGAACTGGAAGCGTATTTGCCGCTCGTGCCGGACGGCACCAACCTGAAAGCGACGCTGCAGATCGAATACGAGCACGAGGCCGAGCGGCGGGCGGCGCTCGCGCGCCTGATCGGCGTCGAGGACCGCGTGTACCTGCAGGTCGACGGCCATCCGGCGGTGTACGCGATCGCAGACGAGGATCTCGATCGCGACAATGCGGAGAAAACGTCGGCCGTGCATTTCGTGCGGTTCGAACTGAGCGGGCCGATGCGCGCCGCGCTCAAGGGCGGCGCGGCGCTGTCGATCGGCTGCGACCATCCGGCCTATACGGTCGCGCCGCAACGCATGGACGCCGAAGTGGCCGCGTCGCTCGCAGGCGATCTGCACTGA